The genomic DNA TGGTGATTGGTGTTTAAAAGATATCTCCCCCACCCTCTGCACAGAAGTTGAGACAAAGTTGTGGGGTTGTCTTTACCAGTGGAAGTTTATCACATGGTGGTACAGGGGAAGTGCTTTCGGGCACCACATAAAGTAATTCCCTATGGTGAAGCAGAGGCCTCCATCTTTTTAGGTGGCCatgggaagaaaagaaaagagggaaaagaggcctctgcttGCAGGGAATTTCCAGGCTCTTCAGTATGCAGAAAAGAAATTTAACACTTGGAATCTAACCTTGCATTGCACAGAAGAATGAGATTCTGTACAGCTGATAGTGTTGATGTGTCATTTTGTCCTGTTATGAGATGTCTGTCAATAATGACATGCATACCATCAGGTTCagtggctgaaaaaaaaaggacaaaaaaaataattgaaaaggTCATAATCATGGATTTGTCATTATACTCTACCAGTTGTGTTTGCTACCAGAAGTAAAATGTAAACTAACTTTAGGTCAGTAGGTTCAAGTTCTTCAAATACAGTGAGGacattataatattatattccTATGATTGAGATGAGCTTTGAGAAGTTCTAGGAATTATGTTTGGATTTCCCCTTGGAAAAGGTTTGTTGTACATGGATGAGCCTTATGCCTTGATTCCTAATGTTTTACTCAGTTTTTTCCAACAGCATATgttctcattggttacttcaaggtcacatggttttatttatgacaaaaaaaacccCTCACCGCTGTATGTGCCTCCATTATCTTTGATCCAGTCTTCAACGATTAATGGGAGACTTGAAAAATCAGCAGAGCGAGCTGATTCAAATACTGAGGGCTGAACATAACAAGACGTCAGTCCAAAAATGGTCTATTGTGAACAGTTTTACTGCAGTGAATTATTGGATAAATTTAGGTtactttctgggaaactgccctcttacccctcccttaagccaagattttgccctaagtgagaagtacaTGTCAAATTATGTTtgcttaggggaagggtaggtgggcaattcCCCAGAAACCAAATAATCGTATTAATGATCCTATTTATTTAATAGTAAATATGTGTGGTTATTATGAGCATTATAATAATTGACATACAGTTAAAACTTAGAAAATTCAACATAGAATACTTAGGTTACCCCTGTCAAACTATAGCTCTTGAAACTCCAAGATTTTCTGTCTTCTCTTCTTGCTGAACAAAGCCCTGCAACACCATGTCCAACAGCACAGATGGgttctaaataataataaagagaaAACATTGGAGCAGGCAGCAGGCAATCCACATTACAGCTCAAGGAATATGGACAGAATCCTATCAATGACTGGAAATGtctggaatccaagttccactgaccaAGAATCTGGAATTCAGTGCCTGGAAtctgaaatccagaatccaagactgtcttggattcccttaagCATGTTGTGACAAATAGACTAGTAACTGCATGCACTCACTTTTTTCCTGGACAAATGTATTAAGAAGTTTTGCCAACTCATTGTCTTGAGCCAAGTCATAGAGCGCTCCTGGAGCACTTGGTATTAATACTGCACCATACCTGGAAGCTACAGCagaaaaaacatgtttttttttacggtGTTAACAAAGAAAGAGTCAGTCATTTGCATGAGATTATTAATAACAATACAGTCATAACATATTACCACATCCTTAAAGACAGGGTTCATAccaaaaattgcaaccatttcctaaggacttttcaagggccACAttcgattttcaaggaccacctaccaggaatataatttcacagtacaaaaatgcacattcccagtccaAGCAAACAGGACTTTCAAGGGTTAAACTGCTTGATCtaccaacttctctacatttttcagttcacttgtcttcaATTGACAGTTAATTCTTgcatataaacaaaaaactctttaaatatataaatcacctttaaattctctgagctatgataTATATTATATCGATATCTTGGACAACCAAAGgcatttaaaaaaacactttccaggccactacattcaaagttgaagaaaattcaaggacttttcaaggattcCACCTTTAATTCAAGGACTTTTACAAGACTGTGCAAACcccttaaagaaaaaaattttcattatcTCTCATCCAACAGACAGATAGTTCCAGCCAGAAACAATCCTTTAAGGGTTTCCATTACTCCCACACTGAAACATTCTGCAAATCATCTAAACTCTTTTTACCATCAACATCTTCAAGTTTTCCTGGAACTGAGAATGGTTTTGTTCTAAACTCATTTAACCACTTTCTGCTGTTTTCATCAGACTTCACAAAGTCTATTTGCTGGCCCTAGGAttccaataaacaaacaatgctaaaTAACTGAATTTTTTATCGTATTTATTGCTGCATTACAAAAGGCTAGCCTTAAGGATCAGGAATCACACTGACTATACTGGACACTGTAAAGGTCTgtgacaaataatttaaatgttACACATTCTAAACTACCAGATCACTAGTTGCTCGTTTGGAGGTTTTTTCACACACATGTGCAAGCACCTAAGTTACAAAGAAACATTTTCTGAAtaacaattttgcaagagactAGCATCTATCCTGAAAGAACATCTACAGGAACTCACAGACACTCATTATTGTAAACTTTCAAAGCATGAGCCAGCTCTTTTTTTGGCATGTAATGGTCATTAAATTTCTGAGGGGTATAAGCATTACTCACTTTTAAATAGGGAGGGGTGGGACAGGCATTTGCACACTGGTAACACCGCTGCATTGACTCCTCTATTCTCTCTAGTCCTCAATAAATACGCTTAATATGATCTTATCTACATGAAATCATAGTTAGTAGTCCCCACtactaactatgatgtactgtATCACACCTTCCCTATGCTTATCTATTTTGGGGAATTGCTTCAAGTTTAATCTAAACTGAGGATTTGGATGGATTTGAAAGCTTGATTTTCCTACCTTAGGTGTTGCAATCTGTACATTGAACACAGAATGTGTCAGTGTAAATGCGTGAATGAAAGATTGAGCAGAGACACCTAAAGGgtataaaatgcaaaaaattaagcTTATTAAATGTTCAAAGGAAACATCCTTATTTGACAGATAAAAACCTTGTGATATTTTATTTACACTCTCCAACTTGGGGTTCATATCCTGgtgtaaatgaaaacaaaaacaaagaccaaACAATGTATAGATTATACAGTTATGACATCTTAAACAAATTAAGATATTAAGGCTATGAAAAATTATGTTTTCTGACAGTACCAATATACCAGAACCAAGTTTCAGGACTGTGCTTTCGCAAGTATAATCTATTGAAGACCAAAAGAATTATACTTATTAGATTCTTTACATTTTATTATCTGACGAGTCAGGAATAAACAATATCCCTACCTTGAGTTGCAGAGCTACAAACTATCAAACAATTCGGcttggccgccatattggattcgTTATCTCGTCCCAGACTTCTGGCTACAGAAAAAATGTAACGTTCACGCATGCGTTCATTTGAAAATGTCACAAGTCCGCGAAGAAAGCGCTACTTCGTTGAGATGCTTTCTACTGAGGTTTTTTGCTGTagtttaacttatttatgcaaTCACAAGTAATTTTGGGTAACCGTAGCTGCATGAGGTTCCTATTGTTGAACGGTATATAATGTTTAAACATGAATTTCAGGTAAGTGAACTGCTTGATCAATTTGATCGCCTTCGGCGACAAACTGGTACCCGTGGTTACAATTATTCTTGAGCTTTATTAACTGTAACTTAACTTACATGTTTATCGTTTGTGGTGACAGGGAGGGCCCTGTGTGGAAGTCTTCAGCGCCCAAGGCCGCGATCCTGTAGCGAAATGGCGGCTAAGCGGGAGTGCGTCCGTCAAAAACAAGGTTTACGATAAGGACGTCAAGAGCTTTGTTTACAATTTGGAGGGTGAGACAACGACCACAAAGATGAGCCTACCCAAGGATGAGAAACAATCCCTGTGGCTTTTGCAGCGTTTTTTGATACTACAACTCTATGTGCCGCTTGGACATTCGTTTTCGCTGGAGTTTGGGATCACTGACTCTGGAAATAATAAACGCCGCATTTTGCTGTCTTCAAACCACCGTGAAGTTACAATTACCCACCTTCACGCGCGATTTCCGTTAAATATTCTTCGTCTTGGTGTTTGGTTAAATTTATGCATGGATTTGCAATCATTAGTCAGTGAAACCTTCAAGGGACAGTCTTTTAAAGCTCTGGAAAATTTAACAATTTCAGCGAGTTGCCGTTTGCGTAAAATATTTACTATGAAAGTGCAACCGTTTGATACAACGGACGATGATGAAATTTACGGTTGTCAGAACACAAACAATGGCGAAATCGACAATATTCCGAAAGCACATCAGATCTCCACCTCACCAGATGTGCAGTATCATACTCAGGTGTGTTTTAATCACTATGTTTAATTGTCTTGACGTGTAGTACACAAATAAACCAACTAATTAGCCTTTTTGCAATTTTACAATGCACCTGTTTATACTCGTTAATTACTTTGTTAAACAGATAATTTTAAACAGTGGTCAGACGGCATAATTAAGAAAAGATAAACGCACAGCATGAACCCATCGGGTTATTGATGCTCAAAGGAGGCTACCCAGAATGAAAGAGTTGCTCACGGGGTAATTGAGGGCAACTtcagcttcttgagtgcttgacaaacctcccaagtgcatccctAACTTTTAATACATATCAGTCTGCTTACAGATAGTAGAAGAattgcctgagaaaacagccagcATATTTTAATGCCACCACTCATTTCCACAAAAATAATGTCGGAAGAACCAGgcagtgcagaaattccataccaaGGACACATGACTGCCTAGATTTacgtagtgcttctgattggttgaaaaaggccacgcccagatctgggcagtgatGTGCCATCAGAATGGAATTTTGGCATTGGTTCCTCAGATGtaatttcgcggggaaaccagtggtggaaTTATGAAATGTTGACTGTGTTCTCGGGGTAGGGGAATAGCGATTGCCTTGTCATGAGTGCATGCCATTGTACGTACAAATCCAAGTTCTCTGCAAAGATCACTTTAAATGATGTTTTGTTGAACAACTAGTTTCCTTTCTCAGTGTGGATTGTATGGTCACATAATTCTTCTTTGAGTACGCTCTAGCTTTTATCAGCATTCCGCAATGCGCAAATTGTAAATTGATCGGGAATTGGTCAATTAGAGTGCATGCTTTACTACACTTTTGTTATCTTATAAAAGGACCCTTTTTATACACAACTCTTTTGAGTATTCTGATGTATAGTATTCTTATCTATATACTATTTGtactattaattttgttgttctttAAAGGTCATCAACATGGCCAAACTCTGGCAGGCAGAAATAAAAGCTAAGGAGAAAGCTGGTCTTCCTCCACCTTCAACACCTATTTTTGCTGATTCAGACACAGGGATCAAACAGGAAGAGGAACCTACACATATTGCTTTTGGTTCTAAAATTGTTATTCCCAAACATGCTCGAAAAACCTCTCGTGAAGGGGGTGCATCTTCAGCGGGTGCCAGATCATCATCTGGGCTGAATCGTAGTGGTTCAATACCACAGTTAAGGACTTCTTCTGCCGCAGAAGAGCCTGACAGCGGCAGAGAAAGTAGTCGACAAACTCACAGACTGGCATACCAAAGGTCATTCTCTGATGCTACTAATTTGAACTCTAAGGAGTCATCTAATTCTCAACTTGAGGTTGAAGCAACACAATCAATGATGCAACCTCGTCCTCCACGAACTGGGTCGGGTGGAAAGGCTCGTCGGAGGCCCTTTAAAGTCAAGCATCCAGGAAGTGGAATAACAAAATCAAGCAATGTTAACGATAAGTATGCCACCAATCCTGTTAAGAGTGAGGTGAATGGCTCATCTAATTCAAATGACATTGTTCCTGAGGAAAAAGATATGGACAGTAACCAGGAGTCAATTTCTAGATCACAGAGTGAAAGTTCTCTAAAAATGTCTGGTAATGATAGTAGCTTATCAGAAAGTTTTAACAAGTTACACATCCAAATTCCTAACAAGGAACAAAATGGTATCCAAAATCATGAAATGAGTGGGTCAAATGAGCCCTTGCCAACAACAACTCCAGACCTTGGATCTCCACCAGTTTTTACCTTTTCATCAAGACCTCGGTCTGCACCAAGATCACCAAGAAGTCGAAGGCCAAAGCAACAAGATTCTGGTGTAACCCATTTAGAGGAAAAACCAGCTATTCAAATTTTGTTGCAGCGACCTGCTGATGTCAAAGACTCTAAGCTTCGGTCCAGAAAAGATAGTAACAGATCTGAATATGATTCAGACTTTTACAAACCTTCAGGGGAAAGTTCAGCCGAGGAAGATGAACTGCAAAACTTTTTGAAGTCAAGTGGACATTCCCGGTGTAGTTCACGAGGCTCTAAACTGAGCCCATTCCCCAGTCCTGAGCCAAGCCCAGAACCTGATGCATTATCTAATTCACAGGTTTTACGAATGAGCATCAAAAGTAGTCTGCTGAAGGAGGTAAGCAGACAACAtaccaaggctgtgctctaaggaaaatttcagggagcccttcgggctcccaAGCATTTTAGTTAAGGCGCCCAGACCTCAAAGTTGGTGGCCCGAATAAAATTTTCGgggagcccttcgggctcccaAGCATTCCAGCTCGGGTGCCCAGGCCTCTCAAGTTGGTCGCCCAAGTACATCTGATGACCAAGTATTTTTTACGCACACGAATCTTACTGGCCTGCTGATCACCAAACTCggtaattttagcttttggATTCGACCAAAACCCGCATGTTGTCTTATCAAACCCATCAAAGTTTTCGTGCCATTCAGATTTAAAACCAGAAACGTGAGCAATGCCGCCGAATTGTTTAGGTCTTAAAgagggaaaagtaaaaaaattcagCAAGTTTACGTAAACTTCATTAAGATCTTTGGGTCAAGGAAAACTGTGCTTTTTATCAGTAATactaaactaaaaaataaattttcaaaaggtgAATCAATGCGGCATGAAATATAATGTGACGGAGTTTTATACGGGGCAGATCGAACTCAA from Porites lutea chromosome 6, jaPorLute2.1, whole genome shotgun sequence includes the following:
- the LOC140941656 gene encoding glutamine amidotransferase-like class 1 domain-containing protein 1, which codes for MAAKPNCLIVCSSATQGVSAQSFIHAFTLTHSVFNVQIATPKGQQIDFVKSDENSRKWLNEFRTKPFSVPGKLEDVDASRYGAVLIPSAPGALYDLAQDNELAKLLNTFVQEKKPICAVGHGVAGLCSARREDRKSWSFKSYSLTGPSVFESARSADFSSLPLIVEDWIKDNGGTYSATEPDGMHVIIDRHLITGQNDTSTLSAVQNLILLCNARQGKTKS
- the LOC140941654 gene encoding protein CFAP20DC-like → MFKHEFQGGPCVEVFSAQGRDPVAKWRLSGSASVKNKVYDKDVKSFVYNLEGETTTTKMSLPKDEKQSLWLLQRFLILQLYVPLGHSFSLEFGITDSGNNKRRILLSSNHREVTITHLHARFPLNILRLGVWLNLCMDLQSLVSETFKGQSFKALENLTISASCRLRKIFTMKVQPFDTTDDDEIYGCQNTNNGEIDNIPKAHQISTSPDVQYHTQVINMAKLWQAEIKAKEKAGLPPPSTPIFADSDTGIKQEEEPTHIAFGSKIVIPKHARKTSREGGASSAGARSSSGLNRSGSIPQLRTSSAAEEPDSGRESSRQTHRLAYQRSFSDATNLNSKESSNSQLEVEATQSMMQPRPPRTGSGGKARRRPFKVKHPGSGITKSSNVNDKYATNPVKSEVNGSSNSNDIVPEEKDMDSNQESISRSQSESSLKMSGNDSSLSESFNKLHIQIPNKEQNGIQNHEMSGSNEPLPTTTPDLGSPPVFTFSSRPRSAPRSPRSRRPKQQDSGVTHLEEKPAIQILLQRPADVKDSKLRSRKDSNRSEYDSDFYKPSGESSAEEDELQNFLKSSGHSRCSSRGSKLSPFPSPEPSPEPDALSNSQVLRMSIKSSLLKEIPSPRKNNTKPYDANDYQSDASSWRNFQSTASSWRFDTSVMSSSMLDKSLDKSFNSSFGQEHIISEETSESEEGIIINDDGGDSLSGDSDDTSYSTWKRPPPPDKRVHRYLDEMRHPGPEPDLTATLPLDPREYTDVFSPPIVLPSQKISSAGQNHVLSAALSPPRSRNPSSSVEHDMGANEEELDLLYDPCLNCYFDPKSHKYYELA